One Candidatus Peregrinibacteria bacterium DNA segment encodes these proteins:
- a CDS encoding ATP-dependent Clp protease proteolytic subunit: MVPTVLEKSHDGERAYDLYSRLMKDRVIFMFTEVESNMASLLIAQMLFLENEDAKRDILMYINSPGGHVTAGLAIYDTMQYVKPDVSTIVMGMAASMGAIICTGGAKGKRFSLPNAEIMIHQPLGGTEGQATDIRIHADHIIRTKNLLNEIIAKHSGQKLKKVEDDTERDNFMTAIQAKDYGLIDGIIMKR; this comes from the coding sequence CTGGTGCCCACGGTGCTCGAAAAGTCTCACGACGGAGAACGTGCCTACGACCTCTACTCTCGTCTGATGAAAGACCGTGTGATCTTCATGTTCACCGAAGTCGAATCCAACATGGCCAGCCTGCTCATCGCCCAAATGCTCTTCCTTGAAAACGAAGATGCCAAGCGCGACATTTTGATGTACATCAACTCCCCAGGGGGACACGTGACCGCGGGACTCGCCATTTACGACACCATGCAATATGTGAAGCCCGACGTTTCCACCATTGTGATGGGCATGGCGGCTTCTATGGGCGCCATCATCTGCACCGGTGGAGCTAAGGGGAAGCGTTTCTCGCTGCCCAATGCCGAGATCATGATCCACCAGCCTCTTGGAGGAACCGAAGGGCAGGCCACCGACATCCGCATTCACGCTGATCACATCATCCGCACCAAAAATCTTTTGAACGAAATCATCGCCAAACACAGCGGGCAAAAACTGAAAAAAGTGGAGGACGACACCGAGCGCGACAACTTCATGACCGCAATACAGGCCAAAGACTACGGACTGATCGACGGCATCATCATGAAACGTTAA
- the lgt gene encoding prolipoprotein diacylglyceryl transferase, whose protein sequence is MIWNIDPVLLHLGPLEIRYYGVFFALGLFLAYQVARQLVQKKDLSLEKLDSLTVYLIVGLILGARFGHIVFYELDYYLSNPMQILKIWQGGLASHGAAIGLLVAYALFLWRNKKVKTFDYADIIVVVAALPISLIRLGNFFNSELYGRITDLPWAVTFSRIDNLARHPSQLYEFGMGALLFVILYPLWLKKNKDMNPGFFVGLFFTLYFAMRFTVEFVKEFPLHENFFNLTTGQMLSLPFFAVGLLILAHSKGLLGSVSK, encoded by the coding sequence ATGATTTGGAACATCGATCCCGTCCTCCTGCACCTGGGCCCCTTGGAAATTCGTTACTACGGCGTGTTCTTTGCCCTGGGGCTCTTTTTAGCCTACCAAGTGGCACGGCAGCTGGTCCAAAAAAAGGACCTCTCGCTTGAAAAGCTCGATTCTCTGACCGTTTACCTCATCGTGGGACTCATTTTGGGCGCACGCTTTGGACACATTGTCTTTTACGAACTGGATTATTACCTGTCCAACCCCATGCAAATCCTCAAAATATGGCAGGGGGGGCTCGCTAGCCACGGCGCCGCGATTGGTCTACTGGTGGCTTACGCCCTTTTCCTCTGGCGCAATAAAAAAGTCAAAACCTTTGATTATGCCGACATTATCGTTGTAGTGGCCGCCCTGCCCATCAGCCTGATTCGCCTTGGAAATTTTTTTAACAGCGAACTCTATGGCCGCATCACCGACCTGCCCTGGGCAGTGACTTTCAGTCGAATCGACAATCTGGCTCGTCATCCCTCTCAACTCTATGAATTTGGCATGGGTGCCCTGCTTTTTGTAATTTTATACCCGCTGTGGCTCAAGAAAAACAAAGACATGAATCCCGGCTTTTTCGTGGGACTTTTCTTCACCCTTTACTTCGCAATGCGCTTCACCGTGGAGTTTGTCAAAGAATTCCCTTTGCACGAAAACTTCTTCAATCTCACCACCGGACAAATGCTGAGTTTGCCTTTCTTTGCAGTGGGCCTTCTGATCCTCGCCCACTCAAAGGGTCTTTTGGGCTCGGTTTCCAAATAA
- the radA gene encoding DNA repair protein RadA produces MKLKTIYLCQNCGQESSKWQGRCPSCEEWNTFAEDVINVGKAEKRVSSRGLPREAPKNLNEQAAPKARAKTGIEEWDQVLGGGIVEGSLLLLSGEPGIGKSTLTMQVLDRMAGQKEKALYITGEESVEQVSDRARRLKAQHGNIRILYENTLENILATIEAEKPNFLVIDSIQVLSSNEIPGVAGSLSQVRYCTEILMNTIKTLHIPTLLIGHVNKEGNIAGPKVLEHLVDTVLILEGERDQELRMLRAVKNRFGPVSEIGLFEMSEEGLQEVKNPGERILENRPKNAVGSALTLSMEGHRPLLMEVQALVSTTHFGYPKRMASGFDRNRLELLIAVLQKHKGLDLADQDVYIKITGGLSLNDPAADLAVCSAIVSSFQKKPLPENAVFWGEMSLTGEIRKGYKDKERLKAAEKMGLQFQNMFFYR; encoded by the coding sequence ATGAAACTCAAAACCATCTATCTGTGTCAAAATTGCGGCCAAGAAAGCTCCAAATGGCAAGGCCGCTGCCCCTCTTGCGAGGAATGGAACACTTTTGCCGAAGATGTGATCAATGTGGGCAAAGCCGAAAAAAGGGTCAGCTCTCGTGGACTGCCAAGAGAAGCCCCAAAAAATCTCAATGAACAAGCGGCCCCTAAAGCTCGCGCAAAAACCGGCATTGAAGAGTGGGATCAAGTGCTGGGCGGAGGCATTGTGGAGGGCAGTCTCCTCTTGCTTTCCGGGGAACCTGGCATAGGAAAGTCCACCCTTACCATGCAAGTCTTAGATCGCATGGCCGGGCAAAAAGAAAAAGCACTCTACATCACGGGTGAAGAATCGGTGGAGCAAGTTTCCGACCGCGCACGTCGTCTCAAAGCTCAGCACGGAAACATTCGCATTTTGTACGAAAACACTTTAGAAAACATCCTCGCCACAATAGAGGCAGAAAAACCCAACTTTTTAGTCATCGACTCCATTCAAGTGCTGTCCTCCAATGAAATTCCAGGAGTGGCCGGCAGTCTGAGCCAAGTGCGTTACTGCACCGAAATCTTGATGAACACCATCAAAACCCTTCACATCCCCACCCTGCTCATCGGTCATGTGAACAAAGAGGGCAACATTGCTGGACCCAAGGTGCTGGAGCATCTCGTGGACACGGTACTGATTTTAGAAGGGGAAAGGGACCAAGAACTGCGCATGCTTCGCGCCGTGAAAAACCGCTTCGGACCCGTGAGCGAAATCGGGCTCTTCGAAATGAGTGAAGAAGGCCTACAAGAAGTGAAAAATCCAGGCGAGCGTATCCTTGAAAATCGACCCAAAAACGCCGTCGGGAGTGCCCTCACCTTGAGCATGGAAGGCCATAGACCCCTCCTCATGGAAGTGCAAGCCCTGGTCAGCACCACTCATTTTGGCTACCCCAAACGCATGGCCAGCGGTTTCGACCGAAACCGCCTCGAATTGCTGATCGCCGTACTGCAAAAACACAAAGGCCTTGACCTCGCAGACCAAGACGTCTACATCAAAATCACCGGCGGTTTAAGTTTAAATGACCCCGCCGCAGACCTGGCCGTATGCTCCGCCATTGTATCCAGCTTCCAAAAAAAGCCCCTCCCCGAAAACGCCGTTTTCTGGGGCGAAATGAGCCTCACCGGCGAAATTCGCAAAGGATACAAAGACAAAGAAAGACTGAAGGCTGCGGAGAAGATGGGACTCCAATTTCAAAATATGTTCTTTTACAGATGA
- a CDS encoding TatD family hydrolase, with protein sequence MWIDTHCHPFSGALKAEETEAFERARAAGVSKFIVVGYDPAANLEVLRLIEVHPDAWGTVGIHPCEADLLTEEALALLREQAAHPRIVGLGEMGLDYYHKDTSPAVQFEAFRRQIRLANELDLPCIVHSRDAAEDTLRILLEEKAKRAIFHCYSYGPEFGRKVWEAGYMTSFSGVVTYPNAKEIQEAARLAPADLILTETDCPWLAPQSVRGQRNEMAYVVEVGQKLAELRGVTPQQFAEQVRRNGDRLF encoded by the coding sequence ATGTGGATCGACACGCATTGTCATCCTTTCTCTGGTGCTTTGAAGGCGGAAGAAACCGAAGCGTTTGAACGTGCTCGGGCAGCAGGGGTTTCTAAGTTTATTGTGGTGGGTTATGACCCCGCTGCCAACCTGGAGGTGCTTCGCCTCATTGAGGTTCATCCGGATGCGTGGGGGACGGTGGGAATTCACCCTTGTGAGGCTGATTTATTGACGGAAGAGGCCTTAGCTTTGCTGCGGGAGCAAGCGGCTCATCCACGCATTGTGGGTTTGGGGGAGATGGGGCTGGATTATTACCATAAAGATACGAGTCCAGCCGTACAGTTTGAGGCTTTCCGTCGGCAGATTCGTCTGGCCAATGAGCTGGATTTACCTTGCATCGTGCACTCTCGGGACGCTGCGGAAGACACTTTGCGGATTTTGCTTGAAGAAAAGGCCAAGCGGGCGATTTTCCACTGTTACAGTTATGGGCCTGAGTTTGGCCGAAAGGTTTGGGAGGCGGGTTACATGACCAGTTTCAGTGGAGTGGTGACGTATCCGAACGCCAAAGAAATTCAAGAAGCCGCTCGCCTTGCCCCGGCTGATCTTATTTTGACTGAAACAGATTGCCCGTGGCTTGCACCGCAGTCTGTGCGAGGCCAGCGAAATGAGATGGCTTATGTGGTGGAAGTAGGCCAGAAATTGGCGGAGCTTCGAGGGGTTACGCCTCAGCAGTTTGCGGAGCAGGTGAGGAGGAATGGTGACCGTTTGTTTTAG
- the prfA gene encoding peptide chain release factor 1, with amino-acid sequence MKEKLQKMAAEFDELEVRMADPVVIADQTGYQKLLKRRRELQRAVELFREQERLEKQIEGSEQLLEDSDEELREMAKEELKEAKTALEKLEEELKLELAPKDPNDQKNCIMEIRAGTGGDEAALFAEELSRMYLRYLKNKGYPTEMISESPGERGLKEMIFKVNGEGAYGRMKYESGVHRVQRIPETEAKGRVHTSAASVVVLPEMDEVEVEIRDQDLRIDVFRSGGSGGQSVNTTDSAVRVTHIPSGLVVQCQDEKSQLKNKIKALGVLRSRLFALEEEKRAKELGDARSSQAATGERGDKIRTYNFPQDRVTDHRLGQNFSNIPAIMDGEIDDLVDALILNDQMQRLAQAGN; translated from the coding sequence ATGAAAGAAAAATTGCAAAAAATGGCAGCCGAGTTTGATGAGCTGGAAGTGAGAATGGCAGATCCTGTGGTGATTGCGGACCAAACGGGTTATCAAAAACTCCTGAAACGTCGCCGTGAGCTTCAAAGGGCCGTGGAGTTGTTCCGAGAGCAGGAACGTCTTGAAAAACAGATTGAAGGCAGTGAGCAACTTTTAGAAGACTCCGATGAAGAACTTCGAGAAATGGCTAAGGAAGAGCTCAAGGAAGCCAAGACGGCGCTTGAAAAATTGGAAGAAGAATTGAAGCTGGAACTGGCCCCTAAAGACCCGAACGATCAGAAGAATTGCATCATGGAAATTCGGGCGGGTACCGGTGGGGATGAGGCGGCTCTTTTTGCGGAAGAGCTCAGTCGTATGTATTTGCGTTATCTCAAAAACAAGGGCTATCCAACGGAAATGATTTCGGAAAGTCCTGGGGAGCGAGGGCTCAAAGAAATGATTTTTAAGGTGAATGGAGAGGGGGCCTATGGTCGGATGAAATATGAAAGTGGAGTGCATCGCGTGCAACGCATTCCTGAAACGGAGGCCAAGGGCCGGGTGCACACTTCAGCGGCTTCGGTGGTGGTTTTGCCTGAGATGGATGAAGTGGAGGTGGAGATTCGCGATCAAGATTTACGTATTGATGTGTTTCGCTCTGGGGGGAGTGGGGGACAAAGTGTGAATACGACCGATTCTGCGGTGCGCGTGACCCATATTCCTTCGGGATTGGTGGTGCAGTGTCAGGATGAAAAGTCTCAGCTCAAGAATAAAATCAAGGCACTGGGGGTTTTGCGGTCCCGTCTCTTTGCGCTTGAAGAAGAAAAACGTGCCAAAGAACTGGGAGATGCGCGGTCTTCACAGGCGGCAACGGGGGAACGCGGTGATAAAATCCGCACCTATAACTTCCCTCAAGATCGTGTAACCGATCATCGTTTGGGACAAAATTTCAGCAACATTCCAGCCATTATGGACGGTGAAATCGACGATTTGGTGGATGCGCTGATTTTGAATGACCAGATGCAGCGTTTGGCTCAGGCTGGAAATTAA
- the prmC gene encoding peptide chain release factor N(5)-glutamine methyltransferase, whose translation MRIAQILSSAQKEHLRLEMELFLCHLLGKVRLDLIAHGEEEVPVEKMAELQRAWTELKAGKPVAYLTHEKEFYGLNFFVNESVLIPRPCTELLVDWAASVAEKAVLEIGTGSGAVALALKSKRPDLQVMATDVSLDALAVARKNAQRLGLEVEFLQSDLLGQVPREDFDTLLANLPYIGTEMHAAIDENVLKYEPVLALFAGLDGLDLYRRLFVEAKNWDFKFILGEVGFTQGFAIQELATVLLPAYRFTLRQDLEGLDRHFLLERKEEI comes from the coding sequence ATGCGCATCGCTCAGATTCTGAGCTCGGCCCAAAAAGAACATCTCCGTCTCGAAATGGAGCTTTTTTTATGTCATTTGCTCGGTAAAGTTCGCCTCGATTTGATTGCGCATGGAGAAGAAGAAGTGCCGGTGGAAAAAATGGCCGAATTGCAGCGGGCTTGGACGGAGCTGAAAGCCGGAAAACCTGTGGCTTATTTGACGCATGAAAAGGAATTTTATGGCCTTAACTTTTTTGTGAATGAGTCGGTTTTGATCCCCCGACCTTGCACGGAACTTTTGGTGGATTGGGCGGCTTCAGTGGCTGAGAAGGCTGTTTTAGAAATTGGAACAGGCAGTGGAGCCGTTGCCTTGGCTTTGAAAAGCAAGCGGCCTGATCTGCAGGTGATGGCTACGGATGTGAGCTTGGATGCGCTCGCGGTGGCTCGCAAGAATGCGCAGCGCTTGGGGCTGGAAGTGGAATTTTTGCAGTCGGACTTGCTGGGGCAGGTGCCGAGGGAAGATTTTGATACTTTGCTTGCGAATTTGCCGTACATTGGCACGGAGATGCATGCGGCGATCGATGAAAATGTTTTGAAGTATGAGCCAGTCTTGGCTCTTTTTGCAGGCCTGGATGGACTCGATTTGTACAGGCGTCTTTTTGTGGAGGCAAAAAATTGGGATTTCAAATTCATTTTAGGAGAAGTCGGTTTTACTCAAGGGTTTGCGATTCAAGAACTTGCGACGGTTTTGCTGCCGGCTTATCGCTTCACTTTGCGACAAGATTTGGAGGGGCTTGACCGGCATTTTCTCCTGGAAAGAAAAGAAGAAATCTGA